One region of Oryza sativa Japonica Group chromosome 10, ASM3414082v1 genomic DNA includes:
- the LOC4348867 gene encoding heterogeneous nuclear ribonucleoprotein 1 has product MESDQGKLFIGGISWETTEEKLRDHFAAYGDVSQAAVMRDKLTGRPRGFGFVVFSDPSSVDAALVDPHTLDGRTVDVKRALSREEQQAAKAANPSAGGRHASGGGGGGGGAGGGGGGGGGDAGGARTKKIFVGGLPSNLTEDEFRQYFQTYGVVTDVVVMYDQNTQRPRGFGFITFDAEDAVDRVLHKTFHDLSGKMVEVKRALPREANPGSGSGGRSMGGGGGGYQSNNGPNSNSGGYDSRGDASRYGQAQQGSGGYPGYGAGGYGAGTVGYGYGHANPGTAYGNYGAGGFGGVPAGYGGHYGNPNAPGSGYQGGPPGANRGPWGGQAPSGYGTGSYGGNAGYAAWNNSSAGGNAPTSQAAGAGTGYGSQGYGYGGYGGDASYGNHGGYGGYGGRGDGAGNPAAGGGSGYGAGYGSGNGGSGYPNAWADPSQGGGFGASVNGVSEGQSNYGSGYGGVQPRVAQ; this is encoded by the exons atggagtCGGATCAGGGGAAGCTGTTCATCGGCGGCATCTCGTGGGAGACCACCGAGGAGAAGCTCCGCGACCACTTCGCCGCCTACGGCGACGTCTCCCAGGCCGCCGTCATGCGCGACAAGCTCACCGGCCGCCCCCGCGGCTTCGGCTTCGTCGTCTTCTCCGACCCTTCCTCCGTCGACGCCGCCCTCGTCGACCCCCACACCCTCGACGGCCGCACG GTTGATGTGAAGCGGGCGCTCTcgcgggaggagcagcaggCCGCGAAGGCGGCGAACCCTAGCGCGGGGGGGAGGCACGCCTCCGGTGGgggcggtggtgggggaggcgccggtggtggtggtggtggcggcggtggtgacgcCGGCGGTGCGCGGACGAAGAAGATCTTCGTCGGCGGGCTGCCCTCCAACCTGACGGAGGACGAGTTCCGGCAGTACTTCCAGACCTACGGGGTCGTCACCGACGTCGTCGTCATGTACGACCAGAACACGCAGCGGCCGAGGGGGTTCGGGTTCATCACCTTCGACGCGGAGGACGCCGTTGACCGCGTGCTGCACAAGACCTTCCATGACCTGAGCGGGAAGATGGTGGAGGTGAAGCGCGCCCTGCCCAGGGAGGCCAACCCTGGCTCCGGCAGTGGTGGCCGTTCcatgggaggcggcggtgggggttACCAGAGTAACAATGGGCCGAACTCCAATTCTGGGGGCTATGATAGCAGAGGTGACGCTAGCAGGTATGGTCAGGCGCAGCAGGGTAGTGGTGGTTATCCCGGTTATGGTGCTGGAGGATATGGTGCTGGTACGGTTGGTTATGGATATGGGCATGCTAACCCTGGAACTGCGTATGGGAATTATGGGGCTGGAGGATTTGGAGGTGTTCCTGCTGGGTATGGTGGGCATTATGGCAATCCAAATGCGCCTGGTTCAGGTTACCAGGGTGGTCCTCCAGGAGCAAACAGAGGACCATGGGGTGGTCAAGCTCCGTCTGGTTATGGCACTGGGAGTTATGGTGGCAATGCAGGCTATGCTGCTTGGAACAACTCTTCTGCTGGAGGTAATGCACCCACTAGTCAGGCCGCTGGTGCAGGCACAGGCTATGGGAGCCAGGGCTATGGATATGGTGGATATGGAGGAGATGCATCGTATGGTAATCATGGTGGATATGGGGGTTATGGAGGAAGGGGAGATGGTGCTGGCAATCCAGCTGCTGGCGGTGGATCTGGGTATGGTGCTGGCTATGGAAGCGGGAATGGCGGTTCTGGTTATCCAAATGCTTGGGCTGATCCTTCACAAGGTGGAGGGTTTGGGGCTTCAGTCAATGGAGTGTCTGAAGGCCAATCAAATTATGGCAGTGGTTATGGTGGTGTGCAACCTAGGGTTGCTCAGTAA
- the LOC4348869 gene encoding LOW QUALITY PROTEIN: very-long-chain aldehyde decarbonylase GL1-5-like (The sequence of the model RefSeq protein was modified relative to this genomic sequence to represent the inferred CDS: inserted 1 base in 1 codon; deleted 1 base in 1 codon) codes for MATNPGLFTEWPWKKLGSFKYVLLAPWVAHGWYEVATKGWREVDLGYIAILPSLLLRMLHNQAWITISRLQNARGRRQIVRRGIEFDQVDRERNWDDQIILSGILLYLGALYVPGGQHLPLWRTDGAGLIALLHAGPVEFLYYWFHRALHHHFLYTHYHSHHHSSIVTEPITSVIHPFAELVAYELLFSIPLIACALTGTASIIAFEMYLIYIDFMNNMGHCNFELVPSWLFTWFPPLKYLMYTPSFHSLHHTQFRTNYSLFMPFYDYIYNTMDKSSDTLYENSLKNNEEEEAVDVVHLTHLTTLHSIYHMRPGFAEFASRPYVSRWYMRMMWPLSWLSMVLTWTYGSSFTVERNVMKKIRMQSWAIPRYSFHYGLDWEKEAINDLIEKAVCEADKNGAKVVSLGLLNQAHTLNKSGEQYLLKYPKLGARIVDGTSLAAAVVVNSIPQGTDQVILAGNVSKVARAVAQALCKKNIKVTMTNKQDYHLLKPEIPETVADNLSFSKTGTAKVWLIGDGLDSAEQFRAQKGTLFIPYSQFPPKMVRKDSCSYSTTPAXGCTKNAAECAFMRELAAKEGYERMANRGNSSCVGGWNEHECGDKVLDMDKVWSAAIMHGFCPVAQG; via the exons ATGGCCACAAACCCAGGACTCTTCACGGAGTGGCCATGGAAGAAGCTTGGCAGCTTCAAG TACGTGTTGCTGGCGCCGTGGGTAGCGCACGGGTGGTATGAGGTGGCGACCAAGGGGTGGCGGGAGGTGGATCTCGGGTACATCGCCATCCTCCCGTCGTTGCTGCTGCGGATGCTGCACAACCAAGCCTGGATCACCATCTCCCGCCTCCAAAacgcccgtggccgccgccaGATTGTTCGCCGCGGCATCGAGTTCGACCAGGTTGACCGCGAGAGGAACTG GGACGACCAGATCATCCTGAGCGGTATCCTACTATACCTCGGCGCACTGTACGTACCGGGCGGGCAACACTTACCGCTGTGGAGGACGGATGGCGCGGGGCTGATCGCCTTGCTGCATGCGGGGCCAGTGGAGTTCCTCTACTACTGGTTCCATCGTGCGTTGCACCACCACTTTCTCTACACCCACTACCACTCGCACCACCACTCTTCAATCGTCACTGAGCCCATCACAT CCGTCATCCATCCGTTTGCTGAGCTCGTTGCCTACGAATTGCTCTTCTCGATCCCACTGATCGCCTGTGCCTTGACTGGAACTGCTTCCATAATTGCATTcgagatgtatttgatttacATTGATTTCATGAACAACATGGGGCACTGCAACTTCGAGTTGGTACCCAGCTGGCTCTTCACATGGTTCCCTCCTCTCAAGTATCTCATGTACACGCCATC GTTTCATTCTCTGCACCACACTCAGTTTCGGACAAACTACTCCCTTTTCATGCCGTTCTACGATTATATCTACAACACCATGGACAAGTCATCAGACACTCTGTATGAGAACTCACTGAAAAAcaatgaggaagaagaagcagtgGATGTGGTTCACCTTACACACCTGACCACCCTGCATTCCATCTACCACATGAGGCCCGGTTTCGCCGAATTTGCGTCCAGGCCCTACGTTTCCAGGTGGTACATGAGGATGATGTGGCCTCTGTCATGGCTCTCCATGGTGCTGACATGGACGTACGGTTCTTCATTCACTGTTGAGAGGAATGTCATGAAGAAGATCAGGATGCAGTCATGGGCCATACCAAGATACAGTTTCCAT TATGGATTGGATTGGGAGAAGGAAGCTATCAATGATCTTATCGAAAAGGCGGTATGTGAAGCTGACAAGAATGGGGCTAAAGTTGTAAGCCTTGGACTCCTGAATCAG GCACATACCCTGAATAAAAGTGGAGAACAATATCTGCTGAAATACCCAAAGTTGGGAGCAAGAATTGTCGATGGAACCAGCTTAGCTGCTGCAGTGGTTGTCAACAGTATCCCCCAAGGCACAGACCAAGTAATTCTTGCAGGAAATGTTTCCAAGGTGGCGCGTGCTGTAGCGCAAGCATTATGCAAGAAAAATATCAAA GTCACGATGACAAACAAGCAAGATTATCATTTACTCAAGCCAGAAATACCAGAAACTGTAGCTGACAATCTTTCGTTTTCGAAAACAGGCACCGCAAAG GTTTGGTTAATTGGTGATGGTCTAGATTCTGCTGAACAATTCAGAGCACAGAAAGGAACTCTGTTTATCCCATACTCACAATTTCCTCCAAAGATGGTACGCAAGGACAGCTGCAGCTACTCGACAACTCCTG ATGGCTGTACCAAAAACGCTGCAGAATGTGCATTCATGCGAG aattGGCTGCCAAGGAGGGTTATGAGCGCATGGCGAATCGCGGGAATTCTTCATGCGTTGGA GGATGGAATGAGCATGAATGTGGTGACAAGGTGCTTGATATGGACAAAGTTTGGTCTGCTGCAATTATGCATGGGTTCTGCCCAGTTGCTCAAGGTTGA
- the LOC4348868 gene encoding protein unc-13 homolog, with the protein MGRHQRSGSLSVTSSATPSSDATELDFAAAADVGCPFGRVDALGPVELRETAYEIFFMSCRSSSGGNTAGAAEVSSPVAGPRGGGGSRVKKALGLKARRLSSSSAAMVAQPMMVRTLSQTSGPASPGRGRRPMTSAEIMRQQMRVTEQSDARLRRTLMRAVVGQVGRRPDTIVLPLELLRQLKPAEFADGEEYHQWQFRQVKLLEAGLILHPSLPLDRLNSAVLRFREVMRATEIRAIDTAKSSDAMRTLTSAVHALAWRSGVGSGGGDACHWADGYPLNVLLYASLLHAIFDHRDCTVVLDEVDELLDLIRKTWPTLGVTRPVHNVCLAWAFFQQYVVTGQVEPELAAAALAVLADVAADARGTRDAVYGKALLGALGAMQEWSEKRLLDYHDSYEKGIGGAPTEVMEILLSISLAAGKIIADRDAAADADDAANFAGDRVDYYIRCSMKNAFTKILESGMGDGDGEPGVVLTQLARDTEELAVVERRSFSPVLRRWHPAPVAVAAVTLHGCYGVVLRQYLGKVTILTEELVRVLQSASRMEKAMAQMTAEDAADCRDDRAKAIVGDMEPYEVDSVVMGLLKVWMDDRFKITMDCLARAKETESWIPKSKDEPFAGSAMEMMKLAKYTVEEFSEIPASAKDEVVQDLVDGLEAIFQEYISFVASCGAKQNYLPPLPPLTRCNQDSGFFKLWRKTVLPSCQAPEGGPRGVGVGGGSHHVPRPSISRGTQRLYVRLNTLEYVLTHLHAIDKSLVAAPSPRFDGARAAAKSAIARVAEVAAFRLVFLDSRHSFYHGLYLRGVADTRIRPALRALKQNLTFLVSVLADRAQPVAVREVMRASFEAFLMVLLAGGGDRSFARGDHAMVEEDFRSLRRAFCTCGEGLVPEEVVAREAEAAERVVELMARPTDALIDAFGVATSESIVAAVGRGGDDGDGGYGGVTPVPPTSRRWDAADANTILRVLCHRDDEAASQFLKRTFQLAKRR; encoded by the exons atggggcgCCACCAGCGTTCGGGCTCCCTCTCGGTGACCTCCTCCGCGACGCCCTCGTCCGACGCCACCGAGCtcgacttcgccgccgccgccgacgtcggctGCCCGTTCGGACGCGTCGACGCGCTCGGCCCCGTCGAGCTCCGCGAGACCGCCTACGAGATCTTCTTCATGtcctgccgctcctcctccggcgggaACACCGCCGGCGCAGCAGAGgtgtcgtcgccggtggccgggccgaggggcggcggcggcagccgcgtCAAGAAGGCGCTGGGGCTCAAGGCGAGGcggctgtcgtcgtcgtcggcggcgatggtggcgcagCCGATGATGGTGCGCACGCTGAGCCAGACGTCGGGGCCGGCGTCCCcggggcgtgggcggcggccgaTGACGTCGGCGGAGATCATGCGGCAGCAGATGCGCGTGACCGAGCAGAGCgacgcgcggctgcggcggacgCTGATGCGCGCCGTCGTCGGGCAGGTCGGCAGGAGGCCCGACACCATCGTCCTCCCCCTCGAGCTCCTCCGGCAACTGAAGCCGGCGGAGttcgccgacggcgaggagtACCACCAGTGGCAGTTCCGCCAGGTGAAGCTCCTCGAGGCCGGCCTCATCCTCCACCCTTCCCTCCCCCTCGACCGCCTCAACTCCGCCGTGCTCCGCTTCCGCGAGGTGATGCGTGCCACCGAGATCCGCGCCATCGACACCGCCAAGAGCTCCGACGCCATGCGCACCCTCACCAGCGCCGTCCACGCCCTCGCCTGGCGCTCcggcgtcggcagcggcggcggcgacgcctgcCATTGGGCCGACGGCTACCCGCTCAACGTCCTCCTCTACGCCTCGCTCCTCCACGCCATCTTCGACCACCGCGACTGCACCGTCGTGctcgacgaggtcgacgagctCCTCGACCTCATCAGGAAGACGTGGCCGACGCTGGGCGTCACCAGGCCCGTGCACAACGTGTGCCTCGCGTGGGCGTTCTTCCAGCAGTACGTCGTCACCGGCCAGGTCgagccggagctcgccgccgccgcgctcgccgtgctcgccgacgtcgcagccgaCGCCAGGGGGACCCGCGACGCGGTGTACGGCAAGGCGCTCCTCGGCGCGCTCGGCGCCATGCAGGAGTGGTCCGAGAAGCGGCTGCTGGACTACCACGACAGCTACGAGAAGGGCATCGGCGGCGCCCCCACCGAGGTCATGGAGATCCTCCTCTCCatctcgctcgccgccggcaagaTCATCGCCGACcgtgatgccgccgccgacgccgacgacgccgccaatTTCGCCGGTGACCGCGTCGACTACTACATCAGGTGTTCGATGAAGAACGCCTTCACCAAG ATTCTCGAGAGCGGaatgggcgacggcgacggcgagccgggGGTGGTGCTGACGCAGCTGGCGAGGGACACGGAGGAGCTCGCCGTCGTGGAGCGGCGGAGCTTCAGCCCGGTGCTGAGGCGGTGGCACCCGGCGCCGGTGGCCGTCGCGGCGGTCACCCTGCACGGCTGCTACGGCGTCGTGCTGAGGCAGTACCTCGGCAAGGTGACCATCCTCACGGAGGAGCTCGTCCGCGTGCTCCAGTCGGCGAGCAGGATGGAGAAGGCCATGGCGCAGATGACGGCGGAGGACGCCGCCGACTGCCGCGACGACCGGGCCAAGGCCATCGTCGGCGACATGGAGCCCTACGAGGTGGATTCCGTCGTTATGGGCTTGCTCAAGGTGTGGATGGACGACAGGTTCAAGATCACCATGGACTGCCTCGCCAGAGCCAAAGAAACCGAG AGCTGGATACCAAAATCCAAAGATGAACCTTTTGCCGGGTCAGCGATGGAGATGATGAAGCTGGCTAAGTATACCGTCGAAGAGTTCTCCGAGATCCCGGCGAGCGCGAAAGACGAGGTGGTGCAAGACCTCGTCGACGGCCTCGAGGCGATCTTCCAAGAGTACATCTCCTTCGTCGCCTCGTGCG GGGCCAAGCAGAATTACCTCCCACCGTTGCCACCATTGACGAGGTGCAACCAGGACTCGGGCTTCTTCAAGCTGTGGAGGAAGACGGTGCTGCCGTCGTGCCAAGCGCCGGAGGGCGGCCCACGCGGcgtcggcgttggcggcggctcGCACCACGTCCCGCGGCCGTCGATCAGCCGCGGCACGCAGCGCCTCTACGTCCGCCTCAACACGCTCGAGTACGTCCTCACGCACCTCCACGCCATCGACAAGTcgctcgtcgccgcgccgtcgccacgcttcgacggcgcgcgcgccgcggcgaagTCGGCGATCGCCCGCGTCGCCGAGGTGGCGGCGTTCCGCCTCGTGTTCCTCGACTCGCGCCACTCCTTCTACCACGGCCTCTACCTCCGCGGCGTCGCCGACACGCGGATCAGGCCGGCGCTGCGCGCGCTGAAGCAGAACCTGACGTTCCTGGTGTCGGTGCTCGCCGACAGGGCGCAGCCAGTGGCGGTGCGGGAGGTGATGAGGGCGTCGTTCGAGGCGTTCCTGATGgtgctcctcgccggcggcggcgaccggagctTCGCGAGGGGGGACCACGCCATGGTGGAGGAGGACTTCCGGAGCCTGAGGCGCGCGTTCTGCACGTGCGGCGAGGGGCTCGtgccggaggaggtggtggcgcgcgaggccgaggcggcggagcgCGTCGTGGAGCTCATGGCGCGGCCGACGGACGCCCTCATCGACGCGTTCGGCGTCGCCACGTCCGagtccatcgtcgccgccgtggggcgcggcggcgacgacggcgacggcggctacggcggcgtGACGCCGGTGCCGCCGACGTCGAGGCGgtgggacgccgccgacgcgaaCACGATCCTCCGCGTGCTCTGCCAccgcgacgacgaggccgccaGCCAGTTTCTGAAGCGCACGTTCCAGCTCGCCAAGCGACGATGA